From one Rosa rugosa chromosome 4, drRosRugo1.1, whole genome shotgun sequence genomic stretch:
- the LOC133746423 gene encoding uncharacterized protein LOC133746423 encodes MNAIIFLAKHKEAVEFAMATQSLAPSNPEVTAQLECKKKACCRYLLERLWWIGFIKAGIFLNPIVRPINYPAFYEWGTRSNLIYTDKDIDEIRVEWAKHVLKFPEN; translated from the exons atgaaTGCTATTATCTTTTTGGCCAAACATAAAGAAGCTGTAGAATTTGCTATGGCAACACAATCTTTAGCTCCGTCAAATCCTGAGGTAACAGCACAATTGGAGTGTAAAAAGAAAGCTTGCTGCAG GTATCTGCTGGAGCGTCTATGGTGGATAGGGTTCATTAAAGCAGGAATTTTTTTGAATCCAATTGTCAGGCCTATCAATTACCCTGCATTCTATGAG TGGGGAACGAGGTCAAATTTGATTTACACAGACAAGGATATTGATGAGATCCGAGTGGAATGGGCTAAGCATGTTTTGAAGTTCCCAGAAAATTAA